GAAAGTGATCGTAGAGAAAGTGAATATCTTCTgttctttgttttctttttgaTTTCAAACAATTGGTGAGTGGTTTATTTATAGAGGGGGTCAGCAGCAAGtcaactctctccctccctctttctctgtgatttTAGATCTGAAGAACTGCTAGGGTGAACTTTGACATGAGACTTTTGATCTAAAAGCCGGTTATCTTTCTTTTCGTTCAGGCAGGTAAACAGATGAAAATAGTGGGGGAAGAGAGCAACGTCTACTGAAGAAATAACCAAGACACATTCCCTCGGCAGTCTGCAAGGCCATGCCTCATAGAAGTCTCTGCATATAGGAAGAACTCTGTTGTGACTGGTGTGTCAATCAGGGGACTCCTGCTTTACTTTTAAAGTCACTTTAACAAATTTAAGGGATTTCTTACAACCCATTTCACTGGGGGACTGTTGAACAATAACCACAATGTACCAAGTGGTACCAGGAGGTGCAGGGGGCACAGTTACCAATGCTACACCTATCAAACAGAAACTAAAAAGGGATGCTCGTCCCCTAGTTGTAGCAAGTGTCTTAGGCTTGGTGCTGGTGATTGCTGCGGTGACCGCATGGTGCTATTACATTGGTTCTCTGCGCAAGGCTGAACTGCTTAAGACAGAACTTCTGGACCTCAACAAGGATGGCTACATCATTCGCAACCAGGCAGGGGCTATTGTCTTCAGGATGTCTTTCAGGTTTGTGATTCACTTCAGTATAGGACAGCATCAATCAGTATTCATTAACCAACCGTTACTATTAATCATTATAGAAAGTGTGTTAGGTGTGCTTTGAGAATTTCTTTCTAATTATATACCTGTATCCAATTCAAATTAATCTACTGGGGAATGGAAAGCATGCTTGCCCCCTAATCTGGTACAGTTCCCCTTTAAATCATGTCTAGTTTGGTTATTTTTAATCTCAGAAACAATATAAGCTTATTCAGGTATTTATATTTTAAAGTGCCAAATGTAATCATAAATCAACTGCTCTAACATGAATATAGCCTGAGACTTGAATGCAAAGTAATGTGCTATGTAACTGATCATTCTTCTCTAAATGTTGAATGACAGGTCTGGCACCCTGGATTTAGACTCATGTTCTAAGGAGGGGGAGATACTGAGCTGTGGGCGCACCAGTGATAGGAAACTCAAGTTTTTCATCCAGACTGTATTTGACAATACAGTCCAATGCTACCGTGTGCGTTGGGAAGAATTGGTTCCCAGTCTGCCCGTGGAGCACGCCATGACCTATAACGTCTCGCACTGGTATGGTGGAGCCGAGACTGCCATACAGCATTGGCCTATATCCATCTCCGGGCAGCAGGCACCCAAACCCTTTGTCACCAGTGATATCTACTCAAACCGAAACGGCTTTGGGGGCATCTTGGAACGCTACTGGCTCTCATCCAATGCCACGGCCATTAAGATCAATGACTCTGTGCCGTTTCATCTTGGCTGGAACGACACAGAGAAGACCATGTACTTCCAGGCGAGGTACCATGACACCCCTTACAAGCCAAACCCTGGTGAGGCACCTTGTGCTGAACTCAGCTACAGAGTCTGTGTGGGCTTGGATGTCACATCCATTCACAAGTACATGGTGCGCAGATACTTCAACAAGCCCAACAAGGTGCCTTCCAAAGCCATGttccgccatcccatctggtccACGTGGGCGCTACACAAGACTGACATAGACCAAGAGAAACTGTTGAAGTTTGCTGCCAACATCCGCAAGCATGGCTTCAACTGTAGTCACCTGGAGCTAGACGATCGCTACACAAACCACTATGGGGAATTTGATTTTGACTTGGCCAAGTTTCCCAACGCTACAGCCATGTTCCAGAAGCTCAAAACAGATGgatttctggtctctctctggacaCACCCTTTTGTCAACTATGACTCTGAGAATTTTCACACCTGTGTAGAAAGAGGGCTTTTTGTCCGAGAACCTACAGGTCGTCTTCCGGCTTTGGTAAGCTGGTGGAACGGCATCGGGGGCATTCTAGACTTTACCAACCCAGAGGCCCGTGATTGGTTCGCCTCCCACCTGCGGTCTTTACGATCCAAGTACGGAGTGTCCTCCTTCAAGCTGGACGCGGGCGAGACAAACTACTTGCCCTGGCAATTCAGCACAAAAACACCCCTTCGCGACCCTAGCACTTTCACCCGTCGCTACACCGAGATGGCTATTCCTTACAATGAGCGAGCCGAGCTGCGTTCAGGCTACCAGTCCCAGAACATCTCCTGCTTCTTCAGGCCCATTGACCGGGACTCTGTTTGGGGCTATGAGCTAGGCCTCAAGTCCCTTATTCCCACCGTGCTTACCATCAGCATTCTTGGCTACCAGTTCATCCTACCGGACATGATCGGTGGCAACGCCTATCTGAACCGCACTGATGGTGAGCGCACTTTACCGGACCGTGAGCTCTACATCCGCTGGCTGGAGCTGTCAGCTTTTATGCCCTCCATGCAGTTCTCCATCCCCCCCTGGGAGTATGATAACGAGGTGGTGGAGATCGCCCGGAAGTACACTGCTATCCATGAGAGCATAGTGGCCCCACGGGTTCTGGAACTTGCTGGGGAGGTGCTGGACACAGGAGACCCCATCATACGACCTCTGTGGTGGATCGCCACTGGCGACGAGACTGCTTATAAGATTGACTCCCAGTTCCTGATAGGGGATGACCTCATGGTGGCGCCAGTACTGGAGCCTGGAAAGCAGGAAAGGGACATTTATCTCCCGGCAGGACACTGGCGGAGCTACAAGGGAGAACGGTTTGATATTAAGGAGCCTCTGCACCTTACAGACTACCCGGTAGATCTTGATGAAATTGCTTACTTTGTCTGGGTTTAGTGAAGAGGGGTACAAGGCTGGACAGCTTAGTGGGTGGGCCTGCATGCATTTGTTTATAGTATTTTCTCTGAAGTCAGGGCTCACAGCACATTTGTGTTGTACATTTAGAATCACTATTATTGAAGAAATATCAAGGCGAAACCTTTCCTGCTTGCTCAAACATGTGCCCTTGCAAtaacccaggaatgtggcagaggaggcaggtgggaggagctataggaggacagggtcATTGTAattgctggaatggaattaatggaacggagtcaagcCTGGTTTCCATATCTGTGTTTACCGTTCCATTTATGCCATTCCACCCATTACattgagcccatcctcctatagacCCTCCCACCAGCATCCTCTGGAAAGTAGATATGTTTATGCGTTACAATTATGTATCATGAGAGACATGACCCAAACATTTATTCAGCATGACATAACAGTCGACTATTAACAGAATAGTAATCGGCTGTCTTTTAGACATTTTTAAGGGCTGATATTTGAATGCTTTCATGTCTTATTTATGAGTCAACACACTAAGAAGGGAAGAAGTATATTTTGATGTGAAAATGCCTTGTATACTTACATATATTTTAATGATTTTTTGTTTTTGCTGATATTTTTGTTATTGTGTCAATGCACTTAACAATACAGTGTGTAATTGTTTAGTCAGTGGTTGTTCTGTTAAGGTTCTCGCCACTCTGAAATGAAAAGAAGCTGCACTTGAGATTCTTCACCTGAAGATTTCTCCGGAAGTTGGGTGTCATATTTTCCCTGTTGTGTTAACCTTGTctacttcccaaatggcaccctattccctatgtagaaggcaaaatagtgcactaaatagggaatagggtgccatctgggactAGAACTGTGGCGGTCATAACATTTTGTCAACCGGTTATTGTCATGCCAAAGACTGCTGGTCTCACGGTAACTGACCATTAATTAACAgaaacacgtttagcatctccaaGCCTCCACTCATACAAGCCGCTCAGACATACGGGGACCCACTTCTTGACATGGAAGTAGGTGATTATACATGTCTTTTTGAGTGCTTAAAGCTTAATTACTCTTCTTAGTCTTGTAATGTTTTAAGTGACAAACTATCCATTTAATTTGGTGTCACTTTTTAATATTATACCCTCAACCTTTGGCTAAATAGTCTTTACTTTTCAGGCTTCATTGAGAGGACTTGAAATGGGTGCTATTCAATTTTTGTTTAAGCAGGCAATAATGAAATAATCCAATATGTAAGATGCTATGAGATCTGAGTGAACTGAACTTTGAACTGGAACCACTGTGTGACATATGTCAAATATCCATCCAGACTGTCCTAAATGCCGTTTAACAAATAATATACTGCCACATTTTCAGCATGAATTATACTTCTGACAGATATTTGAATGTCACTACTCTTTGTAATTGTTATATTGCTAAATGTTTTTACTGTTTTGTTAGCCAGTCCTTGGAGACCTTAAAGATTGAACCTGTGTACATTCACCATGTCGCGGTAATGTGAACTCTTAGGTCACCTAGGGGTCATTGTTTTTACTGGCAGAAGCTTCTCCATAACATCCCTGCTTATTTATAGCAGTTCTCATATCGACCTTTAGTCTCGACCGTCATCGTCTATGTCTAGCACTATTACCTTACAAGAATAGATCTATGCTCTCCTGAAAGACTCGCTGGAACTAGCCTAAGTGTTTTCCACTTTTGGTACATACAAAACAAGAACATCAAGATGCTGACAGACTTCTCTTTGAATTTCAGAGCACTCTTTACCCATGACAGCAGATTTTGTATGCAAGCCAAAAACATGAGTGAAATAGCAACAGTTTGCCGGGACTGTCATTGCAGATGAAACCGCTTTGATTAATTTTTATATTTAGTACctttttattatatatttttctaGTGAACAGCATAATATAGTAATTTGGGCCAAAAGCACAATATGCGAAGGCTTGTCAATAGACGTTCAGCATTATGTGACCTGGAACAGATTAGATTGACAAATTACATTGTTTGAATGTGGGAGAGTTGTTGTGAGGGTCTCCCACCACCATAAAGTCAAGCAGTCTGATTTGCAGTTGTATTTGCTTGCATCACATTGTTCTCCATGAGATTGTGTGACCAGTGAAGGCTATGGTAAAGCTAGTTTTATAACAATGTGAGGTTCAAAAGAGTAAAGTATCAATGTATTGTTAGTCAGAGAAAGGTACGCACTGATATAGCAATGAATGTATGGCTCATGGCCTCAAAGGATGGATTGGGAAAACTTCTCCActttagcttttttttttttttcccgcTTCTCACTGATTTGTGACACTCGTCCTTTTCCTTTAGGAGGATAGCTTTGGAAATGCCTTTTTATATTCTCAGTGTATGTCAATCAATTTCATTGGGTTTTTTCTAAGCCAGATACAACACTTTGAAATGTTTTCTATCTACACACGACTACAAAAAGCTACTGTGTAATTATATGTGGTTACATATTGCTAGTGGAGGTAGGCCTACTGAACTGTGCCATTCAAGAACATCAAATTGCTGACAATTTAAGTTCGCTAAGCAGAAAGACCGGTTCCCCCAGCTACTATGTTGCATCCCTTATTGCCAATTTGGCAAAAGGCAACGCAAATCTGTAAAGCTACAGAAACATGAGTTTGTTTCAATGATGTAAGTAAGGACATCTTTGGACCTTCGGTATTATTTTGATCTAGAAAGACATTTTGTCATTCAGTATCTTGCTGAAATGTTGTAAAGTTATATATCCTAATGCTGAATTTCAAGGACCACCACCAGCTTTGTTGAAAATGCTTAGACATGGTTGTGttcttttaatacattttttaaaggcTAATTTTATTTTAAAGGCTTATGTTATCAGGGACATTGAGTAGGTtttaatatatactgaacaaaaatataaatgcaacatgcaacaatttcaaacattttactgagttagtACATAtatgaaaatcagtcaattgaaattaatttaggcccagccaatcagaatgagttttttccccacaaaatggCTTTATTTCAAACAGAAATACTCACCACCCCACTCAGACAATCCcgtaggtgaagaagccggatgtggaggtcctaggctggcgtggttacacgggatctgcggttgtgaggccggttggacgtactgccaaattctctaaaacaacgttggaggcagttTATTATGGTAGagcaattaacattaaattctctgccagcagctctggtggacatttctgcagtcagcatgccaattgcacactccctcaacttgagacatctgtgccattgtgttgtgacaaaacatATGCTTTTTGGGATTATTCTTTTTCAGctgatgaaacatgggaccaacactttacatgttgcatttatatttttgttcagtgtcgtTGCCATGGTGATAATCTACTcatatgactgtagtacagtattgCCACAGTTGCCTTTCATTGTGATGTTGACATGTCACACTAACTCAGGTTTTTGTGATTAGTAACTACTCCAATTTAACCTGTATTTCTAGGAACATTACAATGGAAGTCATGTTGCCTTTGTCTTCAATGCATAGCCTGGATTGTGTTTATTCATATGACTAAAATGTACAATGATAATCTTTAATTTGCTTGAATTTTATAACTGTCTGTTGTTGTTTTCCCCCTTATGTTTACGCTGTGGCAAATAATATAAACATTTCATGATCGTCAATGATCTGCCTTTGTATTTGAATGGTACAGTAATACATGTCCAGTGTCAGAAACGTGTGTCTGCTGCTTTGCCAACAGAATGATCAAACCTCCAACCTTCTGCAACCTTAGAAGAATTGGCCGCAGAAGCAGATTTCTCCACCGTTCCCCGTTGAATAAGATCCCCTTAGGGAGACACCTTTTGTAGCTTGCAGTGACCCAGCCCATCATGGGCTGATAATGGCAAAGCAATGAAGCAATTCTACAGGTTACATGGAGGCTACCTCGGATCAATACATCATCTCGTAGTTTGGGATTAGAGGGGAGGGCCACGGAGTGAGGGGATGGGAAAGATGGCTGGATAGGGTAACCGCAATAAGAGAATCTTAGATAAACAGGCTGACATAATATACAAAAGCATCTGGTAAACGTCAAATTATATTTAATTGATAACTGATCTTTTATTACCCAAATTTGGGAAGTGAAGGTGATGGTACCTTTGCTCTTTAGACTTACAAACATACTGACCACTTATGATGGTAATGGTCTGGTTTGATGGTAAATTCACCACAGTCCACACCACTGAACGCACCTTGGCGCGACTCCACTTTGTTTGTCAATGACTCCTCTCTGAAATGTAACTAGTCTCACGGCCTGCGCTGAGGAGACACATCGATTTGCTGTCTGTACGTTAAAGGAAATCAATACTTTTGTGAGTTTGCTTTTCTGCAATGAttgttttgttcatttttttTTAATAGGACAAAAGATAAGCAATTTTACTTTTGAATGAGGGTTGACGGGGGAAGATCAAATGTTGCTTTAAAAGAGGACCTCGAGGCCTATGTAATGTGGCCTATGGATGTGTGAATATCCATATTTAATGTGAAGGCAATAACATTGGTGGAAAGAAGCACTTCTTACAAATTGAAAAGTGTGTATACAGTATCTATTATCTATTAAGTATCTATTCTATGATTTATAATAACCCTGTGCCTCCATGCTCCAGGAGCATAAAAAAGTAACTGGACCATGATACACACCACTATAAATACATTATAAATTATGCATATAGCCAACTCTCCCACAAGTagtaacacctgttgtatttgctGCATTTTAAACAATCAAATATTAAACATTCACTCAAACCTTAGTTCAAATGTAGTCTTCTAAATCAAAACAGAAGATAAAAACAACATTTATCAATCACTAAGTGTGTGGCACCTCCTGTGTTGTCCACTGGAGTGCAGTGTAGATTCATATTACAGCCTCAGAAAGGAAGACCGTGAGCGGACCACAGTCCAGATGTGACCAGCAACAATGCAACAGAAAACACTTGAAACACACACGGAGCAGCACGGAGAACACAAATCTGGCAAGGgcccctaccctccctcccccacctgtGTGTCCATCTGCGGAGGAGAGGTGCCAGTTCTGATCGTGGGCAAGTGTCTCTCAACTCAAGCACCACCCCACCAAACTCCCCTTTCGGGTTCTGTCTGTCCTACTGTGAAATCCATAGCCGTTGCCCATAGACCGTGTTTGCTCCTGGTTTCATGTTAAAAGCCATGGATCGGACCGGCCCACTCCAAGAGGCCTGTAGCCATAACAACACAACAATTTGAAATTGTTTGGGTGGGTTGAATAGTAGTCATCTTGACTCTGTGGTGTTTGCACTTGTGTGACAGGAATAGCATGTAATTCACCATCTATAGCAACATAATTCAGGTTGATATAAATGGAAATGAAGCCTTTGTAGAAAGTAGGTATACAGTAGTCATTTTCACAGTAATAACGAACAAAAATTGGCAATGAAAAAGTTAGGTTTTAAGACTGTAATCACTCTAAACTTCATTGATTAAATTAAACCTGGATATCCATTCATAATACTAGATTACCATGCAAATGTGTGGGATTGATTACTTTTCTGTGAGCACCCCCAAACTTAAATCAAAGTCAAGTTGGCCGTGCTTTCTAAACCCGGACTAAAGAGCCAGGGGTAACGAGACAAACACTCCCATATTTTTTTTCTGAATATCTAATTATTTAGTTATTATCAACCTAGATCTGAACAACACACTGCATTTAGTGCCCTTAGTGATTGCAGAGAGCCTAAAGTAGTGATGTCGGCTGGGCTGAGTCATTGGGTTAGTGAGGCTAGGTAGGACCAGAACTGGGTTCCAATACTCTTATAAaaatttcaaatactttagctgtgTTTGATTGAGCTTACCTGTTTCAATGGAATCAATAGACAATTGTAAACCCAGTCCAACCTgacactccaggcaggctaaagctaacgctcaaagtatttgaaggatttaaaaaagtatttaaagtctgtatatacagttgaagtcggaagtttacatacacttaggttggagtcattaaaacacatttttcaacctctccacaaatttcttggaacaaactatagttttggcaagtcaggacatctaccttgtgcatgatacaagtcatttttccaacaattgtttacacacagattatttcacttataattcactgtatcacaattccagtggggtcagaacactaagttgactgtgcatttataaacagcttggaaaattccagaaaagatgtcgtgtttggtgtgaaaagtgcaaatcaatcccagaacaatagcaaaggactttgtgaagatgctggaggaaacaggtacaaaagtatctacagtggggcaaaaaagtatttagtcagccaccaattgtgcaagttctcctacttaaaaagatgagagaggcctgtaattttcatcataggtacacttcaactatgacagacaaaatgagaaaaaaaatccagaaaatcacattgtagaatttttaatgaatttatctgcaaattatggtggaaaataagtatttggtcacctacaaacaagcaagatgtctggctctcacagacctgtaacttcttctttaagaggctcctctgtcctccactcggtacctgtattaatggcacctgtttgaacttgttatcagtataaaagacacctgtccacaacctcaaacagtcacactccaaactccactatggccaagaccaaagagctgtcaaaggacaccagaaacaaaattctgacccactgggaatgtgatgaaagaaataaaagctgaaataaataattctctcaagtattattctgacatttcacattcttaaaataaagtggtgatccttactgacctaaaacagggaatttttactaggattaaatgtcaggaattatgaaaaactgagtttaattgtattggctaaggtgtatgtaaacttctgacatcaaCTGTATGAGGTTTATGCAAGACTCATTGATCAAATCTAGTTAGGCTAATCAATAGCGATGGCTATAGTATGATAGTAAAACTCACCTAATGAATTGCATACATGGTGGAGACGTTTGGTTCAGTATGATGGAATGCTTCCTGTGATGTTCAAACCAGTTCTGTCCGGTAATGTGGATGTTCATGGTACCAGACATGCATGAGGGATGCAACCAGTTGGTTCCATAGAGGGGTTTCTGATCTGGTTGCTGTTGTTGTCTGTATTCAGTGTATTCATAGTCAGTTTTTCTGTTCATATGGGACCTGGTCCTTATGCATCATCCCTACAAGTTAcatggtcccgtgtggctcagttggtagagcatggcgattgcaatgccagggttgtttGTTTGATTCCCACAGGTGACCAGTACAAACataatgtatgcactcactactgtaagtcactttggataagagtgtctgctaaatgtcaaaacatttaaataaatacaCATTTAAGAGGAAAAGGGCACTTGAGAGTGAAGAATATTTCTGAAGACTTGAGTCCTTTCAGTGAAATATCTAATGTAGCATATCAAATGACTGCTCCTGTTGTGTTAAATAATTACTGTTTACAAAATCTGAAAAAGAGTCAGCATCACATTTGCTAATTTCATAAAAGAAAACAGAAGACAGTGGAAAAACTGACATAAAGGAGGAGTGTCAGAGAGAAGAGTTCAAAAGAGCAACAGTTCTTGGATAAGTCTTGTGAGTGCTTAGGTGTATTGGCTGCTTCGGACGCGCCACAAGGGAAATAAAAGCCCACAGCCAAGAAAGTCTTTATCCTTAAACCAAGGTTTTTATTCTGCCACGGGACTGACCTCCCATCTGGTGCTGCTATGGCCCTGTCTGATGGGAATATGTCTGTCCTTCCAGGTAACAAATGAACCTGACACACTGGAGACCGTGGGCTCGCATCTGTTTATCTCTTCTAtccacctgcctgtctgtctccgacCCACTGCAGCAGACCGACAAAGCCCCGGCCGGGCTGGACTCTACGGATCTCAAACCATGCCTTTCAGATACAGCCATGCACTGTGGTGTGGAAGACGGCCTTTTTGGACGACGGCAGTATCTGTCCACTCGGAGGTTGGTGTAACGCGTGGCACAttggggtaaggaagggaggaTCGTGTTGTAGACCAGACAGGGTGATCGAAGTGGAGAAAACTGTGAATCAAACAATGAAATTGGATTATAAAGAAGGCACTTCGGTGATAAGAGGGTTGGAGACTCTCCTCTGACTAGTCCAAGAAGGTATAATTGAAACATTGTGCTGCGGCGGTGTGGGCTTTGGTGG
This genomic window from Oncorhynchus nerka isolate Pitt River linkage group LG2, Oner_Uvic_2.0, whole genome shotgun sequence contains:
- the LOC115141867 gene encoding myogenesis-regulating glycosidase; this encodes MYQVVPGGAGGTVTNATPIKQKLKRDARPLVVASVLGLVLVIAAVTAWCYYIGSLRKAELLKTELLDLNKDGYIIRNQAGAIVFRMSFRSGTLDLDSCSKEGEILSCGRTSDRKLKFFIQTVFDNTVQCYRVRWEELVPSLPVEHAMTYNVSHWYGGAETAIQHWPISISGQQAPKPFVTSDIYSNRNGFGGILERYWLSSNATAIKINDSVPFHLGWNDTEKTMYFQARYHDTPYKPNPGEAPCAELSYRVCVGLDVTSIHKYMVRRYFNKPNKVPSKAMFRHPIWSTWALHKTDIDQEKLLKFAANIRKHGFNCSHLELDDRYTNHYGEFDFDLAKFPNATAMFQKLKTDGFLVSLWTHPFVNYDSENFHTCVERGLFVREPTGRLPALVSWWNGIGGILDFTNPEARDWFASHLRSLRSKYGVSSFKLDAGETNYLPWQFSTKTPLRDPSTFTRRYTEMAIPYNERAELRSGYQSQNISCFFRPIDRDSVWGYELGLKSLIPTVLTISILGYQFILPDMIGGNAYLNRTDGERTLPDRELYIRWLELSAFMPSMQFSIPPWEYDNEVVEIARKYTAIHESIVAPRVLELAGEVLDTGDPIIRPLWWIATGDETAYKIDSQFLIGDDLMVAPVLEPGKQERDIYLPAGHWRSYKGERFDIKEPLHLTDYPVDLDEIAYFVWV